The Thermotoga caldifontis AZM44c09 genomic interval GATGCATATCGATGGTGGAAGGATGTAAGTGGAGGGTTCTGTAGGGGACTCTCTCCTGCCCACAGTCAGACCAGGGAGCGGCCTCACCACGGGCTGCTTTTCTGTGAGGTGTAAAATCCTTTCAATCAGCTTTTTCCGAACGTGGTCGAATTCACCCACGATTCCTTTCATCTCATTTCTGTTGAAATTTTACCCCTTGATGGAAAATCAGGCAAATATTCGAGAATATCTTTCTAACGTTTCCTGAGTAGACAGCGGTATGTTTTAGAGAGAAAGGAGGGAAAAGTATGGGTATTCCGAAGAGAAAACTTGGAGAGAGAGGACCTGAGGTTTCTGCCGTAGGGCTCGGCTGTATGAGAATGAGCTTCGGTCAGAAGAAACTTCCAGACAGAAAAGAGATGATCAAACTTATCAGAACGGCGGTGGAGCTCGGCATCAACTTTTTCGATACAGCAGAAGTTTACGGTCCTTACACGAACGAGGAACTCGTGGGCGAAGCACTCGAACCGTTCAAAGGTGAGGTCGTGATTGCAACGAAATTCGGTTTCGAGCTGTACGAAGATGGAAGGCCTGGCTGGAAAGGTCTCAACAGCAGACCGGAACACATCAAGAAGGCAGTGGAGGGTTCTTTAAAAAGGCTCAGGGTGGAAGCCATAGATATTCTCTACCAGCACAGGGTGGATCCAGCCGTTCCAATAGAAGAAGTGGCTGGGGCTGTAAAGGAACTCATAGAAGAGGGTAAGGTGAAGCACTTCGGACTTTGCGAAGCTTCTGCCGAAACGATAAGAAGGGCTCATAAAGTGTGTCCTGTCGATGTGGTGCAGTACGAGTACTCCATGTGGTGGAGAAAACCTGAAGAGGAAATACTTCCCACCTGCGAAGAACTGGGAATAGGCTTTGTGGCGTACAGTCCTCTGGGCAAAGGGTTTCTTGCAGGAGCCATAGGTGAAAACTCCGAGTTCGATGAGGAAGATATTCGAAGCAGGATTCCACGCTTTCAGAAAGAGAATTTGAAGCAAAACCTTGCACTCGTAGAACTCCTCAAAAAGATCGCTGAACGAAAGGGTACAACACTATCACAGGTAGCTCTCGCATGGCTTCTTGCACAGAAACCCTGGATAGTTCCCATACCTGGCACAACGAAACTGAGTCACCTTCTGGAAAACATCGGAGGGGCTTTCGTTGAACTCACACCGGAAGAACTCCAGGGAATAAACGATGCTCTCTCAAGAATAGAAATAAAAGGTGGAAGGTACCCTGAGGAGATGGAGAAGATGACGTATCTGTGAGGTAGAGTTTGATGAAAAGGATGGGGATTCTTCTTGGAATATGTCTTGGGCTCACCAGTTTTTCAATACTTCAGGGATCGGTGTTCGGAGCGGTTCTTCCCTCCATTGTGGAAGAATTCGGCGTGGATTGGAGCATCATGGGAGCTGCTATGAGTGTCTGGACGGTTATTTCTGCTCTCTCACCCATGTTCTTTGGAAGATTTGTTCATAGATTATATCCAATGAACTCCATGGCTCTGGTCATGATAATGCTCTCTGTTCCAACAATTCTTGTTGCTTTCGTGAAAGACTTTTTCTCCCTAAACGTTGTGAAGTCAGTAG includes:
- a CDS encoding aldo/keto reductase, which gives rise to MGIPKRKLGERGPEVSAVGLGCMRMSFGQKKLPDRKEMIKLIRTAVELGINFFDTAEVYGPYTNEELVGEALEPFKGEVVIATKFGFELYEDGRPGWKGLNSRPEHIKKAVEGSLKRLRVEAIDILYQHRVDPAVPIEEVAGAVKELIEEGKVKHFGLCEASAETIRRAHKVCPVDVVQYEYSMWWRKPEEEILPTCEELGIGFVAYSPLGKGFLAGAIGENSEFDEEDIRSRIPRFQKENLKQNLALVELLKKIAERKGTTLSQVALAWLLAQKPWIVPIPGTTKLSHLLENIGGAFVELTPEELQGINDALSRIEIKGGRYPEEMEKMTYL